The Branchiostoma floridae strain S238N-H82 chromosome 10, Bfl_VNyyK, whole genome shotgun sequence genome has a segment encoding these proteins:
- the LOC118424700 gene encoding alpha-N-acetylgalactosamine-specific lectin-like isoform X2 codes for MRQLSATVDALKRDQDDLRQLSTTVNTLKRDLDDIRQLSTTVDALKRDRDDMRQLSTTVDALKRDLDSERSRVTALEQRLQEMPSCPTGYTEFRGICYKAFYTEKTFSDAAAACREDGGTLAIPRDAETNAFLISLHNAVSYSGHFWFGLHDRREEGSFEWVDGSALGTYSSWAPGQPDNLRGGEDCVLYSFYWNDKWADSSCDRPFRFICQAVPGRP; via the exons atgcgccaactgtccgccactgttgacgccttgaagcgcgaccaagacgacctGCGCCAACTGTCAACCACTGTTAACACATTGAAACGTGACCTAGACGACATCCGCCAACTGTcaaccactgttgacgccttgaagcgagaccgagacgacatgcgccaactgtctaccactgttgacgccttaaagcgcgaccTAGACAGCGAGCGCAGCCGAGTCACCGCCTTAGAGCAGCGTCTTCAAGAAATGC catcttgtcctacAGGCTACACagagttccgtggaatctgctacaaggccttctaTACAGAgaagaccttcagcgatgcggccgcggcctgtcgtGAAGACGGTGGCACCCTCGCCAtaccccgagacgctgagaccaacgccttcctgatctccctgCACAATGCCGTGAGCTACAGTGGTcacttctggttcggcctgcacgatcggcgggaagagggaagctttgagtgggtggatggttctgcacttggaaCGTACAGCTCCTGGGCTCCGGGGCAACCGGACAACCTTAGGGGCGGCGAAGATTGTGTTCTTTACTCTTTCTACTGGAACGACAAGTGGGCCGACAGTTCATGTGACAGGCCGTTTCgtttcatatgccaggctgttccag GCCGTCCctag
- the LOC118424700 gene encoding alpha-N-acetylgalactosamine-specific lectin-like isoform X1 codes for MRQLSATVDALKRDQDDLRQLSTTVNTLKRDLDDIRQLSTTVDALKRDRDDMRQLSTTVDALKRDLDSERSRVTALEQRLQEMPSCPTGYTEFRGICYKAFYTEKTFSDAAAACREDGGTLAIPRDAETNAFLISLHNAVSYSGHFWFGLHDRREEGSFEWVDGSALGTYSSWAPGQPDNLRGGEDCVLYSFYWNDKWADSSCDRPFRFICQAVPGTSYNRTFS; via the exons atgcgccaactgtccgccactgttgacgccttgaagcgcgaccaagacgacctGCGCCAACTGTCAACCACTGTTAACACATTGAAACGTGACCTAGACGACATCCGCCAACTGTcaaccactgttgacgccttgaagcgagaccgagacgacatgcgccaactgtctaccactgttgacgccttaaagcgcgaccTAGACAGCGAGCGCAGCCGAGTCACCGCCTTAGAGCAGCGTCTTCAAGAAATGC catcttgtcctacAGGCTACACagagttccgtggaatctgctacaaggccttctaTACAGAgaagaccttcagcgatgcggccgcggcctgtcgtGAAGACGGTGGCACCCTCGCCAtaccccgagacgctgagaccaacgccttcctgatctccctgCACAATGCCGTGAGCTACAGTGGTcacttctggttcggcctgcacgatcggcgggaagagggaagctttgagtgggtggatggttctgcacttggaaCGTACAGCTCCTGGGCTCCGGGGCAACCGGACAACCTTAGGGGCGGCGAAGATTGTGTTCTTTACTCTTTCTACTGGAACGACAAGTGGGCCGACAGTTCATGTGACAGGCCGTTTCgtttcatatgccaggctgttccaggtactTCTTATAACCGCACCTTTTCCTGA
- the LOC118425108 gene encoding ficolin-2-like, with the protein MSKTPGCPQGAPGMPGVGGPVGPSGRDGRHGIPGPAGPAGPPGPPGSSGPCSQPGPPGPPGPEGPPGSNGSDGRDGLPGPPGSCDCDSNAVSLKDCDDVYKAGHTTSGVYTIQPDAAGASFRVYCEMEAGIGGWTVIQKRFDGSVDFVNDWETYKNGFGDLSGEFWLGNDKIYEISSAKAYLLRIDLENWSSETVYAEYDRFYIEDEAAKYRLHVGALLVHIGAYDCEFGLSYHDGSKFTTHDQDNDDHSGANCAVSEGGRGGWWYNRCDTVNLNQPYKHDGGGTEEHGIEWYAWTAHQYSIKSSLMKIRPAP; encoded by the exons atgagtAAAACGCCAG GCTGTCCACAAGGGGCTCCGGGGATGCCTGGCGTAGGCGGACCTGTCGGCCCGAGCGGTCGTGACGGTCGCCATGGGATTCCAGGTCCTGCCGGGCCAGCAGGTCCTCCTGGCCCGCCCGGCTCATCTGGGCCGTGCAGCCAACCCGGACCCCCTGGCCCACCTGGTCCCGAGGGCCCACCCGGATCCAACGGGTCAGACGGCCGGGACGGACTCCCTGGACCACCTGGAAGCTGTGATTGTGACAGTAACGCTGTCAGCCTGAAAG ATTGTGACGACGTCTACAAGGCAGGCCACACCACCAGCGGTGTCTACACCATCCAGCCAGACGCCGCCGGAGCCTCGTTCCGGGTCTACTGTGAGATGGAAGCCGGGATCGGCGGCTGGACTGTCATCCAGAAGCGCTTCGACGGTTCTGTAGATTTTGTTAATGACTGGGAAACTTACAAAAATGGGTTTGGGGACCTTAGCGGTGAGTTTTGGCTGGGAAACGACAAGATATATGAGATCTCCAGCGCCAAGGCATACCTTCTGCGCATTGATCTCGAGAATTGGTCCTCGGAAACGGTATATGCTGAATATGATAGGTTCTATATCGAGGATGAAGCAGCAAAGTACCGTCTGCATGTTGGTGCCTTGTTGGTGCATATTGGTGCATATGATTGTGAGTTTGGGTTAAGCTATCATGATGGTAGCAAATTTACAACACACGACCAGGATAACGACGATCATTCCGGCGCTAACTGCGCAGTTAGCGAAGGTGGACGTGGAGGTTGGTGGTATAATCGTTGTGACACCGTTAACCTGAACCAGCCGTACAAGCATGACGGCGGGGGGACTGAAGAACATGGTATAGAATGGTATGCGTGGACAGCTCACCAGTACTCCATCAAGTCTTCTCTCATGAAGATCAGACCTGCTCCTTAg